CTGGCGACCGGAACGGCCGCGCAGCTGGTTGTCGATGCGGCGGGACTCGTGGCGCTCGGTGCCGATGATATGCAGGCCGCCGGACGCGAGCACCTGCTCGTGGCGCTGCTTCCAGGCCGCCTTGATCTTCTCGCGATCGGCATCGGACGCATCGGCCGGTAGCGTGGCGAGTTCGGCCTCGAAGCTGCCGCCGAGCACGATGTCGGTACCACGACCGGCCATGTTGGTGGCGATGGTCACCGCGCCAGGCGCACCGGCCTGGGCGACGATGTGCGCTTCGCGCTCGTGCTGCTTGGCGTTGAGCACCTCGTGCGGGATGCGTTCCTTCTTGAGCAGGCCCGACACCAGTTCGGACACGTCGATGGACGCCGTGCCCACGAGCACGGGCTGGCCACGCTCGTGGCATGCCTTGATGTCGGCGATGACGGCCTTGAACTTGGCGTCTGGGCCGAGGAAAACCGCATCGGGGTTGTCGACGCGCACCATCGGCTTGTGGGTGGGGATCACCACCACCTCGAGGCCGTAGACGCTCTGGAATTCGTAAGCTTCGGTATCGGCCGTACCGGTCATGCCGGCCAGCTTCTTGTACATGCGGAACAGGTTCTGGAACGTGACCGTCGCCAGCGTCTGGTTCTCGCGCTGGATGGGCACGCCTTCCTTCGCCTCGACCGCCTGGTGCAGGCCGTCGGACCAGCGGCGGCCGGCCAGCGTGCGGCCGGTGAACTCGTCGACGATGATGACCTCGCCGTCGCGCACGATGTAATCGACATCGCGCTGGTAGATGGCGTTGGCGCGCAGGGCCGCGTTGAGGTGGTGCACCACGGCCAGGTTCTTGGAGTCGTACAGGCCGCTCTCCGGCTCGATGACGCCAGCCTGGCGCAGCAACTGCTCGGCGTGCTCCATGCCCTCTTCGGACATGTGCACCTGCTTCTGCTTCTCGTCGACGAAGTAGTCGCCCGCCGCTTCTTCGGTCTCCTGGCGCACCAGGTGCGGCACGATCTTGTTGACCGAGATGTACAGCTGCGGGGAGTCTTCCGCAGGGCCGGAGATGATCAGCGGCGTGCGCGCCTCGTCGATGAGGATGGAGTCGACCTCGTCGACGATGGCGTAGTGCAGGCCGCGCTGGTGGCGCTGTTCCTTGCTGAGCGCCATGTTGTCGCGCAGGTAGTCGAAGCCGAATTCGTTGTTGGTGCCGTAGGTGATGTCGGCCGCGTAGGCACCGCGCTTGTCGGCGTGGTCCATGCCCGGATACACCACGCCGACCGTGAGGCCGAGGAAGTTGTACAGCTTGCCCATCTGCGCGGAATCGCGGCGGGCCAGGTAGTCGTTGACGGTGACGACGTGGACGCCCTTGCCTTCCAGCGCGTTGAGGTACACCGGCAGGGTGCCTACGAGGGTCTTGCCTTCACCCGTGCGCATTTCGGCGATGCGACCCGAATGCAGCACCATGCCACCGATCAGCTGGACGTCGTAATGGCGCATGCCGAGCACGCGCTTGGCCGCCTCGCGGGTGGTCGCGAAGGCCTCGGGCAGCAGCTTGTCGAGCGTCTCGCCGGCGGCGAGACGCTGGCGGAATTCCTCGGTCTTGCCGCGAAGGGCGTCGTCGGAAAGCTTCTCGTACTCCGGCTCGAGGGCGTTGATGCGCTTGACCGTCTTGGAGAGGTCGCGCAGCACGCGGTCGTTACGGCTGCCGAAAATACTCGTCAGGGCACGATTGAACATCGATCATCCGGATCTGAAAACGAAAAGGGTGCGAGTGGCCCGGAAGCCGCCCACAAGAAGGGACGATCATACTACGTGCGTCCCCGGCTTTCCTCCGGATGGCGGCGCCACGGGAGGGATTCAACCCTTTCTCAGCGATGGCTGCGAACGTACGCGAGCGGATTGACCACCCGGTCGTGGTACCAGACCTCGAAATGCACGTGCGACCCGGTGGAGCGCCCCGTGGAGCCGGCCTTGGCGATCTCGTCGCCGACATGGACCCGCTGGCCCGGCTTGGCGATCAGGAGGCTGTTATGGGCGTAACGGGTCATGTACCCGTTGCCATGGTCGATTTCGACGACATCGCCATAGCCGCTCCGCTGACCCGCGAAGGTGACGAGGCCTTCGGCCACCGCCGTTACCGGCGTACCCTTCGGCGCGGCGATGTCGATGCCGGTATGGCGGGCGCTATGCCCGCTGAACGGATCGGCCCGGCCGCCGAAGAACGAGGAGATGTAGCCGTTCACCGGCATGCCGGCCGGGCGCAGGCCGGATTCGATCTTGCGATCGAGGAGCATGTCGTTGAGCGCCTCCAACTGCGCCTGCTGGGCGTCGAACTGGCCGGACAGCTGATCGATGCTCTGGTCGAGGGCGGAGGGCAAGGCGTAGGCGGGGGTATCGGTGGTGACCTCCGGGCCGCCCTGGCCCGGGTCTTCGTCGAAGTTGAATTCGCCGTCGTCGAGCTTGCCGACCTGGGTGAGCCGTTCGCCGAGGGCATTCAGGCGCACCGACTGGGCCTGTAACTGCCCGAGCTTGACCGCCAGGGCATTGAGCTCCCGTTGGGCGTCGCGCCTGACGGCATCCATCGAGGCGCCCTGGCCGGCGACCGGGTCGCCGATACGGCCGACGGCGCCAAGGGCGGGATCTTTCGGCCCTGCCATCGCGAGGGCCACGCCGGCACCGAGTCCCGCGATACCCAGGACGCCCGCCAGCACCATTCCCGCCACCTTGCAGCGCATGCGCCGACAAGTGAGGTCGAGCGTTTTCGGCCCTTTGCGGCCGCGTGACACGAGTATGATCTGCATACGTTCCACATCGAATCGTTCAAGCCGGTCCATGCCACCGCCGTCCCAGCCGCCCCGCCGCTCCACGCGTGGACTCACGTCCATCGCTCAGGTGGCGTCCGTCGCGTCGCTGGCCCACAAGGCCCGCGATCTCGACGTGCTGGACCGACAGCTGCGCGCGACGTTTCCCGCACCGATGCGCGATCACATCCGCTTCGCGGACCTGCGCGACGGCCGGCTCGTCTTCCTTGCGCCCTCGTCGGCCTGGGCCTCGCGGGTGCGCCTTTATCAGACGCAGATCCTCGAGGCCGCGCGCGCGCTCGGCGCGCAGGCCCACTCGGTTGCCGTGAAAGTGGCCCCCCTGCCGGTCGAGGAACCCGCCCCCGAACCGAACAAACCGCTTCCTGCCGAGGTCGCCCGACACCTTCGGGCCGCCGCGGCGACAATCTCCGATCCCGTCTTGAGGGATCTCTTCCTTGGGTTGGCCTCCAAGGCCGAAAAACCTGAGTAGTCCAGCACTTACCTCGAGATGCGGTGATGCGTAAGCAGCACCGGATCGGCGAGGTGGCGAACTTTATAGCACGCATGAAGCGTATCAACACCTAAATTGCACGTAAATTTGACGTGCCCGGCCCGTTCTCATGGTGGACGAGATGGCGAAGTGGCGGTCATAGCCACAGAAAAATCGTAGGTGGGCGGGTGGCTAAAACCCAGCCCACGGTGCCCGAGCCTGCGATGCCCTGGCTCGAAAAACAAAAAGGCCGCGATTACTCGCGGCCTTTTTGGTACCGGTGCTGAACCGGCTTAGACGGCCTGGGCCGGATGCGCGTAGGAGATGGGAGCTTTCGCGGGATCCTTGAAGCTGACCTCTTCCCATGCGGTGGCGTCGGCCATCAGGCGACGGAGGAGCTTGTTGTTGAGCTCGTGGCCCGATTTGTGCGCGGAATAAGCGCCGATCAGGCTGTGGCCCAGCATGTAGATGTCGCCGATGGCATCGAGGATCTTGTGCTTGACGAATTCGTTGTCGTAACGGAGGCCGTCTTCGTTGAGCACGCGGTAGTCGTCGAGCACCACGGCATTGTCCATCGAGCCGCCAAGGGTGAGATTGCGCTCACGCAGGGCTTCGATATCGCGCATGAAGCCGAAGGTACGGGCGCGGCTGACTTCCTTGACGAACGAGGTGGTCGAGAAATCCATCTCGGCCTGCGAATTGCGCTTGTTGAACAGCGGGTGGTCGAACTCGACCGAGAAGCCCACCTTGAAGCCGTCGAACGGCTCGAGCTTCGCCCACTTGTCTCCGTCTTCGACGATGATCGGCTTCTTGATGCGGATGAAGCGCTTGGCCGCGTCCTGCTCCTCGATGCCGGCGGACTGGATGAGGAACACGAAGGGACCCGCGCTGCCGTCCATGATCGGCACTTCGGGCGCCGAGAGATCGACGTACGCGTTGTCGATGCCAAGACCGGCCATCGCCGAAAGCAGGTGCTCCACGGTGGAAACGCGGACGTCGCCGTTGATCAAGGTGGTGGAGAGTCGCGTATCGCCCACGTTTTCGGGACGCGACTTCAACTCGACCACGGGATTGAGGTCGATTCGACGGAACACGATGCCCGTGTTCGGTGCCGCCGGACGAAGCGTCATGTAGACCTTGTCGCCGGTATGGAGACCGACGCCGGTGGCACGAATGATGTTCTTGAGCGTGCGCTGCTTAATCATGTTGGGTCAAACCTTGGCGGCAGCAGCCTTAAGTACCGTACATGCTAACACAGTCTTAACCTCGGAATAAACAAACCGGACGGTACAGTCCAACCTCGCTTCACTGTTCCTTCAGTAATTCCTGAGAGCCATTC
This window of the Luteibacter aegosomatis genome carries:
- a CDS encoding peptidoglycan DD-metalloendopeptidase family protein — encoded protein: MQIILVSRGRKGPKTLDLTCRRMRCKVAGMVLAGVLGIAGLGAGVALAMAGPKDPALGAVGRIGDPVAGQGASMDAVRRDAQRELNALAVKLGQLQAQSVRLNALGERLTQVGKLDDGEFNFDEDPGQGGPEVTTDTPAYALPSALDQSIDQLSGQFDAQQAQLEALNDMLLDRKIESGLRPAGMPVNGYISSFFGGRADPFSGHSARHTGIDIAAPKGTPVTAVAEGLVTFAGQRSGYGDVVEIDHGNGYMTRYAHNSLLIAKPGQRVHVGDEIAKAGSTGRSTGSHVHFEVWYHDRVVNPLAYVRSHR
- the secA gene encoding preprotein translocase subunit SecA, with amino-acid sequence MFNRALTSIFGSRNDRVLRDLSKTVKRINALEPEYEKLSDDALRGKTEEFRQRLAAGETLDKLLPEAFATTREAAKRVLGMRHYDVQLIGGMVLHSGRIAEMRTGEGKTLVGTLPVYLNALEGKGVHVVTVNDYLARRDSAQMGKLYNFLGLTVGVVYPGMDHADKRGAYAADITYGTNNEFGFDYLRDNMALSKEQRHQRGLHYAIVDEVDSILIDEARTPLIISGPAEDSPQLYISVNKIVPHLVRQETEEAAGDYFVDEKQKQVHMSEEGMEHAEQLLRQAGVIEPESGLYDSKNLAVVHHLNAALRANAIYQRDVDYIVRDGEVIIVDEFTGRTLAGRRWSDGLHQAVEAKEGVPIQRENQTLATVTFQNLFRMYKKLAGMTGTADTEAYEFQSVYGLEVVVIPTHKPMVRVDNPDAVFLGPDAKFKAVIADIKACHERGQPVLVGTASIDVSELVSGLLKKERIPHEVLNAKQHEREAHIVAQAGAPGAVTIATNMAGRGTDIVLGGSFEAELATLPADASDADREKIKAAWKQRHEQVLASGGLHIIGTERHESRRIDNQLRGRSGRQGDPGSSRFYLSLQDNLMRIFGGERIGRWMQMFGMKDDEALEDRLITRQIEKVQRKVEQHNFDIRKNLLDFDDVANDQRKVIYAQRDELLELDDISDMVRDIRLDVVEGLVRRFVPAESIDDQWDLPGLDRELASEFNLRLDLPTWVEQKQDVDAEGVLEHVREAVDALFAEKEAQIGAETMRSLEKHVMLSVVDNAWKEHLASMDYLRQGIYLRGYAQKQPKQEFKRESFELFSDMLDRIKTEVVQMLARIRIRSEDEVAAMEAEQQRAAEAQRLQFQHADAQAMGQNGGETDATAMAPIFAEGPKVGRNDPCPCGSGKKYKHCHGQLS
- a CDS encoding DciA family protein; translated protein: MASVASLAHKARDLDVLDRQLRATFPAPMRDHIRFADLRDGRLVFLAPSSAWASRVRLYQTQILEAARALGAQAHSVAVKVAPLPVEEPAPEPNKPLPAEVARHLRAAAATISDPVLRDLFLGLASKAEKPE
- the lpxC gene encoding UDP-3-O-acyl-N-acetylglucosamine deacetylase → MIKQRTLKNIIRATGVGLHTGDKVYMTLRPAAPNTGIVFRRIDLNPVVELKSRPENVGDTRLSTTLINGDVRVSTVEHLLSAMAGLGIDNAYVDLSAPEVPIMDGSAGPFVFLIQSAGIEEQDAAKRFIRIKKPIIVEDGDKWAKLEPFDGFKVGFSVEFDHPLFNKRNSQAEMDFSTTSFVKEVSRARTFGFMRDIEALRERNLTLGGSMDNAVVLDDYRVLNEDGLRYDNEFVKHKILDAIGDIYMLGHSLIGAYSAHKSGHELNNKLLRRLMADATAWEEVSFKDPAKAPISYAHPAQAV